A region of Lycium barbarum isolate Lr01 chromosome 1, ASM1917538v2, whole genome shotgun sequence DNA encodes the following proteins:
- the LOC132606958 gene encoding uncharacterized protein LOC132606958, which translates to MTRGVSKEEEMSVTLDLLKKKMDDFAKERDWEKFHSPRNLLLALVGEVGELSEIFQWKGEVPKGLPDWKENEKLHLGEELSDVLLYLVRLSDICGIDLGQAALRKVQLNAIKYPVKKCNEEVDK; encoded by the exons ATGACAAGGGGGGTTTCAAAGGAGGAAGAGATGAGTGTAACACTTGATCTTCTTAAGAAGAAAATGGATGATTTTGCTAAAGAAAGAGACTGGGAGAAGTTTCATAGCCCCAGAAACCTTCTTTTGGCTCTG GTGGGAGAAGTTGGAGAACTGTCAGAAATATTTCAGTGGAAAGGAGAAGTTCCAAAGGGGTTGCCTGATTGGAAAGAAAATGAGAAATTACATCTTGGTGAAGAACTTTCTGACGTTTTGCTATACCTCGTCAGGCTGTCTGATATTTGTGGAATTGATCTTGGCCAAGCTGCTCTTCGAAAAGTGCAACTCAATGCCATTAAGTACCCTGTTAAGAAATGCAACGAAGAAGTTGATAAATAA